The following coding sequences lie in one Myxococcales bacterium genomic window:
- a CDS encoding DUF3516 domain-containing protein produces MSAARTKLSDFVPRGADDDAILSAFLEWVEATGLELYPAQEQALLEIAAGKNVILNTPTGSGKSLLAYAVCFFAIAKGRRCFYTSPIKALASEKFFTLVDELGADDVGMMTGDAAVNREAPIVCCTAEILANMALREGADADVDDVVMDEFHYYSDADRGVAWQLPLLTLRHSRFLLMSATLGDTTFFERCLDELTGLETALVRSTDRPVPLDFSYRETPLHETVAELIKSGRAPIYLVSFTQRGAAEEAQNLMSVDFCTKEEKRAIGDALRGARFDSPYGKELSRFMRHGVGLHHAGLLPKYRLAVEKLAQAGRLKVISGTDTLGVGVNIPIRTVLFSKLCKFDGKNTGVLSVRDFQQISGRAGRKGFDDRGSVVAQAPEHVIENLKLDAKAGADPSKKRKLVRRKPPERGYAHWDKATFERLLSSPPEPLTSRFRVSHGMLINVLGRPDGGCMALARLIKACHDRAHDKRKHGRTAMEMFRSLLDAGIVEWVDGERGGRRASVNADLQQDFSLNHTLSLYLLDTLPLLDKELESHHLELLTLVEAILENPEIILQKQLDTLKTAAIAEMKAQGVEYDERIARLEEMDYPRPNREFIYDTFNVFAKKHPWVGAENIRPKSIARDMVEQFLSFSEYVKEYGLERSEGLLLRYLSDVYKVLVQTVPLDDRTEEVEELLTFFGAMVRQVDSSLLDEWERMRSGDGPPLPSAPREELEPEGSKDVTRDQKGFTVLLRNELFRLVRALSRKDWKEAQEVTGPASGGLDAGAIERALTPFYETEKSLRTDPDARSPSLLTLETGETRWDFAQVLLDSADENDWVLVGYVDVAASREAGRAVLVVERLSA; encoded by the coding sequence ATGTCCGCGGCGCGCACCAAGCTCAGCGATTTCGTCCCGCGAGGCGCGGACGACGACGCGATCCTGTCCGCATTTCTCGAGTGGGTCGAGGCCACCGGGCTCGAGCTGTATCCGGCGCAGGAGCAGGCGCTCTTGGAGATCGCCGCCGGCAAGAACGTGATCCTGAACACTCCGACGGGCTCGGGCAAATCGCTCCTGGCTTACGCGGTGTGTTTCTTCGCCATCGCCAAGGGGCGTCGCTGTTTCTACACCAGCCCGATCAAGGCCCTCGCGAGCGAGAAGTTCTTCACTCTGGTGGACGAGCTGGGCGCGGACGACGTCGGCATGATGACGGGGGACGCGGCCGTCAACCGCGAGGCGCCCATCGTGTGCTGCACGGCGGAGATCTTGGCCAACATGGCGCTGCGGGAGGGCGCCGATGCCGACGTCGACGACGTCGTGATGGACGAGTTCCACTACTACTCGGACGCCGATCGCGGTGTGGCCTGGCAACTTCCGCTGCTCACGCTGCGCCATAGCCGCTTCCTCTTGATGAGTGCGACGCTCGGCGACACTACCTTCTTCGAGCGCTGCCTCGACGAGCTGACCGGGCTCGAGACCGCGCTCGTGCGTTCGACGGATCGCCCGGTGCCGCTCGACTTTTCCTACCGCGAGACGCCACTGCACGAGACGGTCGCGGAGCTGATCAAGAGCGGGCGCGCACCCATCTATCTGGTGAGCTTCACTCAGCGCGGCGCGGCGGAAGAAGCCCAGAACTTGATGAGCGTCGACTTCTGCACGAAGGAGGAGAAGCGCGCCATAGGCGACGCACTCCGCGGCGCTCGCTTCGACAGCCCGTACGGCAAGGAGCTGTCGCGTTTCATGCGCCACGGCGTCGGCCTGCACCACGCGGGGCTCTTGCCGAAGTACCGCCTGGCGGTGGAGAAGCTGGCGCAGGCCGGGCGGCTCAAGGTCATCTCCGGCACCGACACCCTGGGCGTGGGAGTGAACATCCCGATCCGCACCGTGCTCTTCAGCAAGCTGTGCAAGTTCGACGGCAAGAACACCGGGGTGCTGAGCGTGCGTGACTTTCAGCAGATCAGCGGGCGCGCGGGGCGCAAGGGCTTCGACGATCGCGGCAGCGTGGTCGCACAAGCTCCGGAGCACGTGATCGAGAACCTGAAGCTGGACGCGAAGGCCGGCGCCGACCCTTCGAAGAAGCGCAAGCTCGTGCGGAGGAAACCACCGGAGCGTGGCTACGCCCACTGGGACAAAGCGACCTTCGAGCGTTTGCTCAGCTCACCTCCCGAGCCCCTCACCTCCCGCTTCCGCGTGAGTCACGGCATGCTGATCAACGTGCTCGGTCGCCCCGACGGTGGTTGTATGGCCCTCGCTCGGCTGATCAAGGCGTGTCACGACCGGGCTCACGACAAACGCAAACACGGACGTACGGCGATGGAGATGTTCCGCTCGCTGCTCGACGCCGGCATCGTGGAGTGGGTCGATGGCGAGCGCGGCGGCCGACGCGCCTCGGTGAACGCAGATCTTCAGCAGGACTTCTCGCTCAATCACACCCTCTCGCTCTACCTGCTCGACACCCTTCCGCTGCTCGACAAAGAGCTCGAGAGCCACCACCTAGAGCTCTTGACGCTGGTCGAAGCGATCCTCGAAAACCCTGAAATCATCCTGCAAAAGCAGCTCGACACGCTGAAGACCGCGGCCATCGCCGAGATGAAAGCACAGGGCGTCGAATACGACGAACGCATCGCGCGGCTCGAAGAGATGGACTACCCGCGCCCAAACCGGGAGTTCATCTACGACACCTTCAACGTCTTTGCGAAGAAGCACCCGTGGGTCGGCGCCGAGAACATTCGCCCGAAGTCCATCGCTCGCGACATGGTCGAGCAGTTTCTGTCGTTCTCCGAGTACGTGAAGGAGTACGGCCTCGAACGCTCCGAGGGCCTGCTGCTTCGTTACCTGTCGGACGTGTACAAGGTGCTCGTGCAGACCGTGCCCCTCGACGATCGCACCGAAGAGGTCGAGGAGCTGCTCACGTTCTTCGGGGCGATGGTGCGGCAGGTGGACTCGAGCTTGCTCGACGAGTGGGAGCGCATGCGGAGCGGCGACGGCCCTCCGCTCCCGAGCGCGCCCCGCGAGGAGCTGGAGCCCGAGGGTTCGAAGGACGTCACACGAGACCAGAAGGGCTTCACCGTGCTCCTGCGCAACGAGCTGTTTCGCTTGGTGCGCGCCCTCTCGCGCAAGGATTGGAAGGAAGCCCAGGAGGTCACCGGGCCCGCGAGCGGCGGCCTGGATGCCGGCGCCATCGAACGCGCACTCACCCCATTCTACGAGACCGAGAAGTCCCTGCGCACCGATCCCGACGCACGCAGCCCGAGCCTCTTGACCCTCGAGACCGGTGAAACACGCTGGGACTTCGCGCAAGTCTTGCTCGACTCCGCGGACGAAAACGACTGGGTGCTCGTCGGCTACGTCGACGTCGCTGCGAGCCGGGAAGCGGGACGGGCGGTGCTGGTCGTGGAGAGGCTCAGCGCGTGA
- a CDS encoding rhodanese-like domain-containing protein, producing MKRRSILLLIVAVALAGTACSRSKESADLKKLSVDEVATRIAANDGKTFIFDNNPKGRYEKGHLPGAKWVDFKAVTASDLPADKSATLVFYCASEL from the coding sequence GTGAAACGCCGCTCGATCTTGCTGCTCATCGTCGCTGTCGCCCTGGCCGGCACCGCCTGCTCGCGCTCGAAGGAGTCCGCGGACCTGAAGAAGCTGAGCGTCGACGAAGTCGCGACTCGCATCGCGGCCAACGACGGCAAGACCTTCATCTTCGACAACAATCCGAAGGGCCGCTACGAGAAGGGCCACTTGCCCGGCGCGAAGTGGGTCGACTTCAAGGCCGTGACCGCCAGCGACCTCCCCGCAGACAAATCAGCGACGCTCGTCTTTTATTGCGCCAGCGAGCTTTGA
- a CDS encoding glutathione S-transferase family protein, whose amino-acid sequence MAESITLYAFGDQDRSGKVRWVAAELGLVVDERPVKPGAHRASPYTELNAFAQIPTVVFRDVTLMESTAICHVLAEAFKRPKLWIGPGERGRSKYLFWLAAFGENLEGRLVECAVSRAGILGPEHFAVHERYLRFKLGVLGSLLPKQGYLCGKRFTLADVLAGYSLRLAIQCELVERKTVEPYFSRLVARPSAPVSRIFASLK is encoded by the coding sequence TTGGCGGAATCGATCACACTCTACGCCTTCGGCGATCAGGATCGCAGCGGCAAGGTGCGCTGGGTCGCTGCGGAGCTCGGGCTCGTGGTGGACGAACGGCCGGTGAAGCCAGGCGCCCACCGCGCGTCGCCCTACACGGAGCTGAACGCGTTTGCACAGATCCCCACCGTCGTCTTCCGCGACGTGACGCTGATGGAGAGCACCGCCATCTGTCATGTGCTCGCCGAGGCGTTCAAGCGTCCGAAGCTCTGGATCGGTCCCGGCGAGCGGGGGCGCTCGAAGTATCTGTTCTGGCTGGCTGCGTTCGGCGAAAACCTCGAGGGTCGGCTGGTCGAGTGCGCGGTGAGTCGCGCGGGGATCCTTGGCCCGGAGCACTTCGCCGTGCACGAGCGATACCTGCGCTTCAAGCTCGGCGTGCTCGGTTCACTCTTACCCAAACAGGGCTACCTGTGCGGGAAGCGCTTCACGCTCGCCGATGTGCTCGCGGGGTACAGCTTGCGGCTCGCGATCCAGTGCGAGCTCGTCGAGCGGAAGACGGTCGAACCTTACTTCAGCCGACTGGTCGCGCGGCCGTCGGCGCCGGTGAGTCGGATCTTCGCGAGCTTGAAGTAG
- a CDS encoding heme-binding domain-containing protein → MKKLLSRIKAKRKPIALSLLIGFVAIQVFRPAKNQSSQPSGHEVTKVFPVPDDVMTLLKASCYDCHSNNTVYPWYSNLQPVAWWLANHVSEGKRALNFDELETYPPNRMFKRLGDIQKEVREDEMPLSSYTLIHRYAILNDTQKRSLMDWAAAAQETMKAKYPAESLKMPPRKPKPE, encoded by the coding sequence ATGAAGAAACTCCTCTCCCGCATCAAGGCCAAGCGCAAGCCCATCGCCTTGTCGCTGCTGATCGGCTTCGTGGCCATTCAGGTCTTCCGCCCGGCGAAGAACCAGTCCTCGCAGCCGTCGGGCCACGAGGTCACCAAGGTGTTCCCCGTCCCCGACGACGTGATGACCCTGCTGAAGGCCTCTTGTTACGACTGCCACAGCAACAACACGGTGTACCCCTGGTACAGCAACCTCCAACCCGTGGCGTGGTGGCTGGCCAATCACGTGAGCGAAGGAAAACGGGCGCTCAACTTCGACGAGCTCGAGACCTACCCGCCGAACCGCATGTTCAAGCGCCTCGGGGACATCCAGAAGGAAGTGCGCGAGGACGAGATGCCACTTTCGTCCTACACGCTGATCCACCGCTACGCGATCTTGAACGACACGCAGAAGCGAAGCTTGATGGACTGGGCCGCCGCGGCACAAGAGACGATGAAGGCGAAGTACCCGGCAGAGAGCCTGAAGATGCCGCCGCGAAAACCGAAGCCCGAGTGA
- a CDS encoding SDR family oxidoreductase, protein MPDFDFSSTADDVTDGISLEGETVVVTGCNSGIGQETARVLARRGAFVIGAARTAEKAQAALDEHGVAGAAVACELSEPSSVLTAVETIRGLGRELDAIVCNAGIMALPERREAHGVELQFMTNHVGHFIFVNGLLDSLSASGRVVVVSSGAHHMAPEVGVELDDLAGRKSYEAWKHYGQSKLANILFARELHRRFRGTKRVASSLHPGVIKTNLGRNNPERVQGMFEKMDPSRVKTIPQGAATQCLLAAHPSATDAAGRYYADCQPAETSPLGRDDALAERLWQATQALVDSFG, encoded by the coding sequence ATGCCCGACTTTGATTTCTCATCCACCGCCGACGACGTCACAGACGGGATCTCCCTCGAGGGTGAGACAGTCGTCGTCACGGGCTGCAATTCGGGCATCGGCCAAGAGACGGCGCGCGTCCTGGCGAGGCGCGGGGCTTTCGTCATCGGAGCCGCGCGAACGGCCGAGAAGGCCCAGGCCGCCCTCGACGAGCACGGAGTCGCGGGCGCCGCCGTTGCCTGCGAGCTCAGCGAGCCGAGCTCGGTGCTCACGGCCGTGGAGACCATCCGTGGCCTCGGCCGAGAGCTCGACGCCATCGTCTGCAACGCGGGCATCATGGCACTCCCCGAGCGCAGGGAGGCTCACGGCGTCGAGCTGCAGTTCATGACGAACCACGTGGGCCACTTCATCTTCGTCAACGGGTTGCTCGACTCCCTGAGCGCGAGCGGCCGCGTGGTCGTCGTCAGCAGCGGCGCGCACCACATGGCTCCCGAGGTCGGGGTCGAGCTCGACGACCTGGCCGGACGCAAGAGCTACGAGGCATGGAAGCATTACGGGCAGTCGAAGCTCGCGAACATCCTCTTCGCCCGCGAGCTCCACCGGCGCTTTCGCGGTACGAAGCGCGTCGCCAGCTCGCTCCACCCTGGCGTGATCAAGACCAACCTCGGCCGCAACAACCCCGAGCGGGTTCAGGGCATGTTCGAGAAGATGGACCCGAGCAGGGTCAAGACCATCCCTCAGGGCGCGGCCACCCAGTGCTTGCTCGCGGCCCACCCTTCGGCGACGGACGCCGCCGGTCGCTACTACGCGGATTGCCAGCCGGCGGAAACCTCGCCCCTCGGTCGCGACGACGCGCTCGCCGAGCGGCTCTGGCAAGCGACGCAAGCGCTCGTCGACAGCTTCGGCTAG
- the had gene encoding 6-hydroxycyclohex-1-ene-1-carbonyl-CoA dehydrogenase, with the protein MGFRNEAWVLKETGKPLVKESVELAEPGSDEVIVEVESCGLCHTDLGFAEGGVAPRMALPIVLGHEVVGVVRAAGARYTTLIGQKVLVPSVMPCGDCAFCRAGRGNACLKQKMPGNDINGGFATHIVAPGASMVSLADAPASVKTDSLSVVADAVSTAYQAVKRSGLAAGDVAFVIGGGGVGGFTAQIAKALGAKTVVCDVHEERLAGLASLGFDHTCNVKGREVKDVRKELHGKAKEWGIPSLGYKIFECSGTAPGQTLAYTLLSNGATLMIVGFTRESVNVRLSNLMAFDASVHGSWGCPVEAYPAVLKLIYDGKVVLEPFIERAPMSKINEHMKALAEHKLAKRLVMDPKV; encoded by the coding sequence ATGGGGTTCCGAAACGAAGCCTGGGTGTTGAAGGAGACGGGCAAGCCGCTCGTCAAGGAGAGCGTCGAGCTCGCTGAGCCGGGCTCGGACGAGGTCATCGTCGAGGTCGAGAGCTGCGGCCTCTGTCACACCGATCTGGGTTTTGCCGAGGGCGGCGTCGCGCCGCGCATGGCGCTTCCCATCGTACTCGGTCACGAGGTGGTCGGTGTCGTTCGAGCGGCGGGCGCTCGCTACACGACGCTGATCGGGCAGAAGGTGCTCGTGCCCTCCGTCATGCCCTGTGGCGATTGCGCCTTTTGCCGCGCGGGTCGCGGCAACGCTTGTTTGAAGCAAAAGATGCCGGGCAACGACATCAACGGCGGCTTCGCGACGCACATCGTCGCGCCGGGCGCCAGCATGGTGTCCTTGGCCGACGCGCCGGCGAGTGTGAAGACCGATTCCCTCTCGGTGGTCGCCGACGCGGTGTCGACGGCGTACCAGGCGGTCAAGCGCTCGGGCCTCGCGGCGGGTGACGTCGCCTTCGTGATCGGTGGTGGCGGCGTCGGCGGCTTCACCGCGCAGATCGCCAAGGCGCTCGGCGCCAAGACCGTCGTGTGTGACGTGCACGAAGAACGGCTGGCAGGGCTCGCATCGCTCGGCTTCGACCACACCTGCAACGTCAAGGGGCGCGAGGTGAAGGACGTGCGCAAGGAGCTGCACGGCAAGGCCAAGGAGTGGGGCATCCCGAGCCTCGGCTACAAGATCTTCGAGTGCAGCGGCACGGCTCCCGGACAGACCCTCGCGTACACGCTGCTGTCGAACGGCGCGACGCTGATGATCGTCGGTTTCACCCGCGAATCGGTGAACGTGCGGCTCTCGAACCTGATGGCCTTCGACGCCTCGGTGCACGGCTCCTGGGGCTGCCCGGTGGAGGCCTATCCCGCCGTTTTGAAGCTGATCTACGACGGCAAGGTCGTGCTCGAGCCCTTCATCGAACGCGCGCCGATGTCGAAAATCAACGAGCACATGAAAGCGCTCGCAGAACACAAGCTCGCCAAGCGCTTGGTGATGGATCCCAAAGTTTGA
- the oah gene encoding 6-oxocyclohex-1-ene-1-carbonyl-CoA hydratase, whose protein sequence is MTQLLSHDILPGYEFRHIKYEQRPVLDDKGKAIDGLHQVWISLDNEKQLNSYTTAAVKEVILAFRRASCDRAATNVVFTAVGDRAFCTGGNTEEYATYYSNRPLEYLQYMRLFNDMVTNILICDKPVICRVNGMRIGGGQEIGMACDFSVAGDHARFGQAGPKHGSAPDGGSTDFLDIYVGFSRAVESLVLCEPWSAHKALRIGLVNEIAPTHKSADGSFIPNPFAVTDRYLDDMGRLVYGEWKEGKDKDAAKELAGKCTLDLSLLDKAVDQLATKLLYTFPDCTRKTLESARKKKLMHWQQNSESNRSWLALNMNTEAAAGFPAFHFGDRNERDIDFVLMRKRMAEGSRFDRQLISDVLKPSARAGWEKNP, encoded by the coding sequence ATGACCCAACTCCTCAGCCACGACATCCTCCCCGGCTACGAGTTCCGCCACATCAAGTACGAGCAGCGTCCCGTGCTCGACGACAAGGGCAAGGCCATCGACGGCTTGCACCAGGTGTGGATCTCGCTCGACAACGAGAAGCAGCTGAACAGCTACACCACCGCCGCGGTGAAGGAGGTCATCCTGGCGTTCCGCCGGGCGAGCTGTGACCGCGCCGCCACCAACGTGGTGTTCACCGCCGTCGGCGACCGCGCGTTCTGCACCGGTGGCAACACCGAGGAGTACGCGACCTACTACTCGAACCGACCCCTCGAGTACCTGCAATACATGCGGCTCTTCAACGACATGGTCACCAACATCCTGATCTGCGACAAGCCCGTGATCTGCCGCGTGAACGGCATGCGCATCGGCGGCGGACAGGAGATCGGCATGGCCTGCGATTTTTCCGTCGCCGGCGACCACGCCCGCTTCGGACAGGCCGGCCCCAAACACGGGTCGGCGCCCGACGGCGGCTCGACGGATTTTCTCGACATCTACGTCGGCTTCTCCCGCGCAGTGGAGAGCCTCGTCTTGTGTGAGCCCTGGAGCGCGCACAAGGCCCTGCGCATCGGCCTCGTGAACGAGATCGCCCCGACCCACAAGAGCGCCGACGGCAGCTTCATCCCGAACCCGTTTGCCGTGACGGATCGCTACCTCGACGACATGGGTCGCCTCGTCTACGGCGAGTGGAAAGAGGGCAAAGACAAGGACGCCGCCAAGGAGCTCGCGGGCAAATGCACCCTCGATCTGTCGCTGCTCGACAAGGCGGTCGATCAGCTGGCCACCAAGCTGCTCTACACCTTCCCGGACTGCACCCGGAAGACGCTGGAGAGCGCCCGCAAGAAGAAGCTCATGCACTGGCAGCAGAACAGCGAGAGCAACCGCTCGTGGCTGGCGCTCAACATGAACACCGAAGCGGCCGCCGGTTTCCCGGCCTTCCACTTCGGTGACCGCAACGAGCGTGACATCGATTTCGTGCTGATGCGCAAGCGCATGGCCGAAGGTTCGCGCTTCGATCGGCAGCTGATCAGCGACGTGCTGAAACCCTCGGCGCGGGCCGGCTGGGAGAAGAACCCGTGA
- a CDS encoding enoyl-CoA hydratase/isomerase family protein, whose translation MSSFVRSELMEDGALLRVVFERDAGNVLSGAVMRELDETLSQHESDAHLKLVTIEGAGKHFSFGASVEEHQKDQAKAMLGTFHALIRRMVGYPVPTAAVVRGRCLGGAFEVALACRFVFASDRAIFACPEIKLGVFPPVLAALGPGRLGHTWTERLLLTGSELDATTAERIGFATKLAAEGADPFADALAWFTTNLKELSAYSLRQSVEALRIGSDTADAVGDRLARIEDLYLARLLESHDGNAGITAFLAKQKPVWRDA comes from the coding sequence GTGAGCTCGTTCGTCCGCTCGGAGCTGATGGAGGACGGCGCGCTCTTGCGCGTCGTCTTCGAACGCGACGCGGGCAATGTGCTCAGCGGCGCCGTCATGCGAGAGCTGGACGAAACGCTGAGCCAGCACGAGAGCGATGCACACCTGAAGCTCGTGACCATCGAGGGCGCCGGCAAACACTTCAGCTTTGGCGCCAGCGTCGAGGAGCACCAGAAAGATCAAGCCAAGGCCATGCTGGGGACCTTCCATGCGCTGATCCGGCGCATGGTCGGTTACCCGGTGCCGACCGCGGCGGTCGTGCGAGGGCGCTGTCTCGGCGGAGCGTTCGAGGTGGCCCTGGCCTGTCGCTTCGTGTTCGCGAGCGACCGCGCCATCTTCGCTTGCCCCGAGATCAAGCTCGGGGTGTTCCCGCCCGTGCTCGCGGCCCTCGGGCCCGGGCGCCTGGGGCACACCTGGACGGAACGACTGCTGCTCACTGGCAGCGAGCTCGACGCGACAACAGCCGAGCGCATCGGGTTCGCCACGAAGCTCGCCGCCGAAGGCGCCGACCCCTTCGCCGACGCCCTCGCCTGGTTCACCACCAATCTGAAGGAGCTCTCCGCCTACTCGCTGCGCCAATCCGTCGAGGCACTGCGCATCGGGTCGGACACGGCGGACGCGGTCGGCGACCGGCTCGCGCGGATCGAAGATCTCTACCTGGCGCGGCTGCTGGAGAGCCACGACGGCAACGCGGGCATCACCGCCTTCCTGGCCAAACAGAAGCCCGTCTGGAGGGACGCATGA
- a CDS encoding TetR family transcriptional regulator, which yields MTEHPSAGMTEILAAAARAFAEHGFHGMSMRDLAKLTKRAPATLYNYVDCKEDLLYLIQRDAFDEMLAAAQDALDGLDDPSERLHEFVLNHVRFFANRQYLMRVLIHEAAALPASRRNEIRDRKERYFAIAREIVAAVAESRGDDPNPLDVERNTYCLFGMLNWTYGWYEPRRHGSPEELAETIERVANFGVSAAAAPKAARKKLRSDNPGARHTVPTGGVR from the coding sequence ATGACCGAGCATCCGAGCGCGGGCATGACGGAGATCCTGGCCGCGGCGGCCCGCGCCTTCGCCGAGCACGGCTTCCACGGCATGAGCATGCGGGATCTGGCCAAGCTGACGAAGCGCGCGCCGGCCACCCTCTACAACTACGTCGATTGCAAGGAAGACCTGCTCTACCTGATCCAGCGCGACGCCTTCGACGAGATGCTGGCCGCCGCCCAAGACGCCCTCGACGGCCTCGACGACCCGAGTGAGCGCCTGCACGAGTTCGTCCTCAACCACGTGCGCTTCTTCGCGAACCGCCAGTACCTGATGCGCGTGCTGATCCACGAGGCCGCGGCGCTGCCTGCGTCGCGCCGCAACGAGATCCGCGATCGCAAGGAACGCTACTTCGCCATCGCCCGGGAGATCGTGGCCGCTGTGGCGGAGAGCCGCGGTGACGATCCGAACCCCCTCGACGTCGAGCGCAACACGTATTGCCTGTTCGGCATGCTGAACTGGACCTACGGCTGGTACGAGCCTCGGCGGCATGGCAGTCCCGAGGAGCTGGCCGAGACCATCGAGCGCGTCGCCAACTTCGGTGTGTCGGCGGCGGCAGCGCCGAAGGCCGCCCGCAAGAAACTTCGTTCCGATAACCCTGGCGCCCGTCACACGGTGCCCACCGGAGGTGTCCGTTGA
- the bcrC gene encoding benzoyl-CoA reductase subunit C, with product MTEHESDKKETDPAAAVIERARLLVDDLRLAEVVRWKKNHPGQLAVGYMPIYVPRPMLEGIGVLPVAMFGGGDQVDIIKGDSFYQSYICHIPRSTLELALNGSLDSLDGVLFPSICDVIRNLSGMWQMLFPDKYASYVDLPQNFDPELGGKFYVNDMTRILGDLTARGAWKYDADKMRAAIVAENARRRALAELDTMRIKEPFRVRASEAYLIARAGSNLEAAEHEKLVREFVAAARERAPRVYDNVRVLVRGSFCEQPPLGLIKTLEAAGCDIVDDDFQLGLRYIDGDIECGPSEDPMRAIAMAFLKRGQATASRYIADEEKGRALINSVQAVEAEGVIFAAASFCDPALLDQPMLEAALDRANIPHTSLKFAENTGQFQVIREQAGAFSDAVKLWGSAA from the coding sequence TTGACCGAGCATGAATCCGACAAGAAAGAGACCGATCCCGCCGCCGCCGTCATCGAACGCGCGCGGCTGCTGGTCGACGACCTCAGGCTCGCCGAGGTGGTGCGCTGGAAGAAGAACCATCCCGGTCAGCTCGCCGTCGGTTACATGCCGATCTACGTGCCGCGCCCGATGCTCGAGGGCATCGGCGTGCTGCCCGTGGCGATGTTCGGCGGGGGCGATCAGGTCGACATCATCAAGGGCGACAGCTTCTATCAGTCGTACATCTGCCACATTCCCCGGAGCACGCTGGAGCTGGCGCTGAACGGCTCCCTCGACTCGCTCGACGGCGTGCTCTTCCCCAGCATCTGCGACGTGATCCGGAACCTCTCGGGCATGTGGCAGATGCTGTTCCCGGACAAATACGCGAGCTACGTGGATCTACCGCAGAACTTCGACCCGGAGCTGGGCGGCAAGTTCTACGTGAACGACATGACTCGCATCCTCGGCGACCTCACGGCCCGCGGCGCCTGGAAATACGACGCCGACAAGATGCGGGCCGCCATTGTCGCGGAGAACGCCCGGCGCCGGGCCCTCGCCGAGCTCGACACGATGCGCATCAAGGAGCCCTTCCGGGTGCGCGCTTCGGAGGCCTACCTGATCGCCCGCGCCGGCAGCAACCTCGAGGCCGCGGAGCACGAGAAGCTGGTGCGCGAGTTCGTCGCGGCAGCTCGGGAGCGCGCGCCCCGCGTCTACGACAACGTACGAGTGCTCGTGCGCGGGTCGTTCTGCGAGCAGCCTCCCCTCGGGCTCATCAAGACCCTGGAAGCCGCGGGTTGTGACATCGTCGACGACGATTTCCAGCTGGGCCTGCGCTACATCGACGGCGACATCGAGTGCGGCCCGAGCGAGGACCCGATGCGAGCCATCGCGATGGCGTTCCTGAAACGCGGTCAGGCGACGGCCTCCCGCTACATTGCCGACGAGGAGAAGGGCCGTGCGCTCATCAACAGCGTGCAAGCCGTCGAGGCCGAAGGCGTGATCTTCGCCGCCGCCTCGTTCTGTGACCCGGCGCTGCTCGATCAGCCGATGCTCGAAGCCGCCCTCGACCGCGCGAACATTCCACACACCAGCCTGAAATTTGCAGAAAACACCGGACAATTCCAAGTGATCCGGGAACAAGCCGGAGCCTTCTCGGACGCCGTGAAGCTCTGGGGGAGCGCAGCATGA